The Acipenser ruthenus chromosome 54, fAciRut3.2 maternal haplotype, whole genome shotgun sequence DNA window CCCTTCCTCATGCTCcagggaggcctatcaggagacAATAAGTTCTTTAGGATACATTCTGATACAAAGCTTCCTATCCTAATATCTATTAATCAGCACCTTTTTTTGGTACATCTTGCCTGTGTTTCTCCCTCCAAGAATCCCAGTATCTGTATCTCTCACTCACCTCAGCCTCCTCCAGAGCAGACTGTATTTCAGACTTCTCCTGCTCCAGCTGCTTCCTAGCCTTCTCCAGCTCATGGATGGTCTTGCCTCCCTCACCGAGTTGCTCAGTCAGGTCAGAGATTTCCTCTGGGTAAATAAGAACATTCCTTCAGTACAATGGCTTCTCTAAAAGGGTTCAGAATTAGAAACACAGCTAACACAAGAATTGTGTGAGTTTGGATCCCCCACCTTGCAGGTTCTTGTTCTCCCTCTTCAGAGTCTCCAGATTGTCCAGAGACTCCTCATAAGCGTTCTTCAGCTTGAAGAGTTCAGTGCTCAGGGACCTGGCCTCCTTCTGGGAGCCCTCCAGCTCACTCTGCGACTCTTCAAACTTCTGCTTCCACTCGTTCAGGACCTGGCATGAGCACGGTGAGAACAAGCCATTACAATCACATTGTAAAAAAGGGTTTCAAAATACAGCAGCCACCCATAACTAAACCTAATGCATTCTCTTCATCAAAACCCCCAAATCTCACCTTGTCAAAGTTCCTCTGCTTCTTGTCCAGAGCAGCGGCTGCTGCGTTGGACCTCTCCAGATCCACCATGAGATCTTCAATCTCGTTCTGCAGCCTGTGTTTGGTCTTCTCCAGGGAGGAGCATTTAGCATTCACAGCCTCGACGGCTTCCTCCGCATCCTGCAGCCTCTGAGCCAGCTTCTTCCTGGGAGATGGAGAAGGAGGGACAGCTTTCAAGACTGCAGTCCTATCAGAGTTGCTAATTAACTGTGTAGAAGTCTTACACCAGAGCTTCATATATCAATTTCACTCTATGTTCTCAGAGTTGCACAGTCTGCAAGCAGACAAACTTTTTGTTCGTCTTATATTGTAATTAAAACATAACGCAAACAAAAAGCTTATCTGTCAGAAGAAAAGTTATTTTTACTGTCACCTGGAGGTCTGTAACGCTTCCAAAGTCTTGGTCATATTCTAGAACTAACTTGAAGatgacagtaatgttgttgaagctgacaccctgggatccttcaagaagctgcttgatgagattctgggatcaataagctactaacaaccaaacgagcaagatgggctgaatggcctcctctcgattgtaaactttcttatgttcttatgttcttcttagcTATagataatatttaatttaattattcaattatatactgatgtaactatcactggcaCTGTtgtctgctccgttactgaatcgtattttgtcatatgcTTGTaattgctagaactgaagtcaatgtattttatcttgctcttaattgtattaatacttgtaccatgattcttgaaatgtatttttgtttacgactataagtcgccctggataaataataatgaaaataataatatgtttagtTGCCCATACTTGGCCTCCTCAAGCTCCTCAGTTCTCTGGATGGCGTCGGTCTCATATTTGGTTCTCCACTGTGCCACCTCTGAGTTAGCCTTGGAGAGACTGCGCTGGAGCTCAGCCTTggcctcctgctcctcctcataCTGCTCCCTCAGGAGGTCTGAGTCATGGCGGGCAGACTGCACTGCATGTCCAAGTGCGTTCTTCGCCTGGGGAGACATCAAACAAACAGTTTACTGTATAGAAACCTGgctttcagacaccctgtttaatCAGAAGACAGTATTTGATGCTGCTTTACCTTCACTTCCTCTTCCAGTTGTCTCTTGAGGTCATCATTCTGCTGAGTGTAGGACTGCTTGCCTCTAGTCAGCTGAGAGACAAGAGATTCCTTCTCTTCAAGACGTCTAGCAAGCTCACCTAACAAGACAAAACCGAAGATGTGTTTTAGAACTCTGACCACATGAAAAACATTCTGGATCCACtgataataaagtattttttacatCTCTTTCTTGGAGATTGACCATAATATTACTTCCTCAAAATAACAATGTTGTTGTATGCAACTCTTACCATTCTCAGTCTGCAACTTAGCTTTCTGTGTTGTAAAGTCATTGATGGTGCGTTGACCTTCTTCAGCCTTGGTCCTGTATTCATTCATCTGATCTTCTAGAGTCCTGCACATCTTTTCCAAGTTAGCCTGCATGTGAGGTTTAGATGCATATTAAATGGAAACTGACATGATCTCCAACAATCAATATGTGATCCTGGTGACCCATCCTGCACACTGTATAGAATTGTATTTCCTACCTTGGCTTTAGCGACATGCTCCATATTGGAGACCACATCGTCCAGCTCCAGTTTGAACTCGCTCTTTTCCTTCTCTAGTTTCTGCTTGACTCTCTGCAGGTTGTCAATCTGCTCCCCAAGCTCAGCCACGCTATCGGCTTGCTTCTTGCGGAGAGTGGAGGATGTGGCTTCATGCTGCAGCGTGGCCTCTTCAAGGCCTCGCCGCAGCTTCTGTAACTCAGCCTCCCTCTTCTTGTTCATCTCGATCTGGGCTGAGGTGGCCCCGCCCGCCTCCTCCAGCCTCTCACTCAGCTCCTCCAGCTCCCGGGACAAGTCTGCCCGCTGCTTCTCCACCTTGGCACGGGCAGCTCTCTCTGCCTCCAGCTCCTCCTCTAACTCCTCAATGCGGGCCTGGGGGAGGGGCACATGAGACCGTGACACAGGGATGAGTAGGGAAGGAATACAGAGTGCATGCAGTTAAGTCAGAAGGTGGGCTTTAAATTACCTGAAGCTCCTTCAGTTTCTTCTGGTACTGGGCTGACAGTGCCTGCTCATCCTCAATTTTACTGGtgagctggttgatctcaaagtCTTTCCTGGaagaaaatgtcaacagtgtggTTATATCACATTCCTGCCATCCTTTATCTGTATACAACACACCATGGCTATATCTTTGACTTACTTCTTCAGCCGCTCCTCCAGTTGCTGCTTATCATTCTCCAGGTCCATTAGGCTCTCCTGGGTCAACTTCAAGTCTCCTTCCAGCTTACGCTTGGCTCTTTCAAGGTCCATCCGCACCTTCTTTTCTTGCTCCAATGAGCCTTCAAGCTGGTAGGGGTAAAAACTTTAGCTTGTTAAAAAAAGGGTTGTTCAATCTTCAAGTCTCTTTATACTTGGACAGTTCCATAACTTTCTATTTTATTCATCTACACACTAGCCTTGCAAAGCACAATCCTGCTATTTGAGTGGCTGTGTGGGACATATCTGATGACTCCCAGAGTGACTCACATCGTCGACCTGCTGCTCCAGCTTGGCTTTGGCCTTGGTCAGGGTGTTCACTTTGTCCTCCTCACTCTGAAGGTCGTCCAGGGTTTGCTGGTGAGCCTCCTGCAGAGCCTTCTTCTCCTTGGTCAGCCTGGCGATGATATCATCCAGAGCCGCCATTTCCTCAGTCAGGTTCTTCACCTGTTATTCAGAGAGAAGAGACTCAGCTCCCAAAGCCCTCACAAAGAGGAATttcacagacagatagacagacagacagacagacactaaccTTGTTCTCAGTGGcgtgcttctccttctccactTTGGCCAGGGTGAGTTCCAGATCATCAAGATCCTTCTTCAGCTCAGAGCACTCGTCCTCCAGCTTCCTCTTCTTGGCCGTCAGCTCACCATTcatctcctcctcatcctccagCCTCTCTGTCAGCTCTTTAGTTTTCGCCTCCATTTGAATCTTGTTTTTGATCAGCTGGTCGCACCTCTCCTCTGAATCACAAAGATTGTCTTGTTCCTGGAGAGCAAACAGCAAAGTATTTTCATTAACTGTCATGgaatagacacattttcattagAAAAAAAGAGAGGATAGAAATGTGAGACTTGGTCCATCctgaagaaattaaaaacaaaagcatcctAAAAAACTCTGCTAATACATAAGTGACAGCTGGCTAGAGGACGTTCAATGGTGAAGAAAGAGCTCAGAAATGTTTCACTCACCGTCTGGACTTGCAGCTGCAGGTCGTTCTTCTCTTGGAGAAGAGAGACCATCTTCTCTTCCAGCTCCTTTCTGCGGGCCTCAGACTTGGCGTAAGCCTCCTTGAGTTTCAGGAACTCATCCTTCATGTTGGCCATCTCTTTCTCATTCTCTGCGCTCTTCAGCAGGGGCTTGATCTTGAAGAAGAGCTTCATCCAGGGCCAGTTCTTCACACCCATAAAGGCACGGACATTCCACTGGATTACCAGCAGGGCATCTCTGGGGAGGCAAAAGCAGTTTTTAAGATTTGCTAACCTTTGTTTGCTTTGACAAAGTTTTCATCACTCTGCTTATGAATCCTTGTGCACGAGAACTCTATATTTCAATACATTCCATTCATTTTTGTAAGGCTATTCGGGGCAAGCACCTATTGAGCACACAGCTCTTCTCCATGTTTCCCCCAATGCTTTCTGTTCTGGACAGAGAAAGTACTACACTAACCAGAGGGACATTTACCCAGCCCAGAGACCACTGGAACATGGAAGGGAGCTTTAAAGACATCCATCCTTACCTGCGCTCAACGATCTTATTGTACTCAATTCTTGAGAGAAGACCACGAGACTGGGCCTGGATCCGGGTGATAATGAGAGATAAGCGATCATCTCTCATCTCTTCCAGCTGACCCAGGAGACCAGCTTTGAAGAACACCTGGCACCGAAACAAAAGGGAGCGCCTAAATTCAGGCTCTTTTTTCCGGGTATTATCCACACAAAATATTCAGTATAAgggttattttgtagttttaattcTACCTTTGTGTGTCCAAATCTGTACTGGGTGTGATCGATGTCCAGGGATCCCAGCAGTTTCTCAGATCCCTTCTTGCTGTCTATAAACTGGCCGTCTGGGATGGCAGAAGGGTTCAGGATACGGTATCTGTGAAGGGACACAGGGACTCAGTTGGGTTTCTACCAAGCGCTACAAGAGGAATTGTAATAAAGGCACTGCTTGAGAGATGTACCTCTGTTTGAAGTCTCCGTACAGGATCCTGTTGGGGAAGCCCTTCCTGCAGATTCTGATGCCTTCCAGCACACCGTTACAGCGGAGCTGGTGCATCACCAGAGGGTTGTCCATCGCACCCGGAGTCTTGGTCTCATTAGGGATGATGCAGCGCACAAAGTGAGGATGTGTTGACCTCAGGTTGGTCATCAGCTTGTTCAGATTTTCCTGTGAAAAGGAAAAGGACGGGTCATTTAAGAACCATACAATGTGACAGAGACACTTCCCTTTTTCAAACACTCACCCTGTGGAGAGCAGACACAGTCTGGAAGGATGAACCCTTTTTCTTTGTGCCCTTGGCTTTCGTGTCCTGAACTAAAAcagaaaagacaaaaaaacaggCAAATCTTCTAATGGAAGTGAAAATGTCACAAATGTCAGAAAAGTGCTACCTCCAGAGGCTGTGTGAAAAATGAATATGGCATTACTTACATCCACTAAGGGCAAAGTGAGGCTAAACAAGAATATGCATCCATGAGTTAAAATAACTATAATATCCCTCTTCCATACCATGTTGCTCTTTAAATGACTGCATAAAACTGTTAGCAAATATTTATTAAATTCCCTATCAATAGTATATATTTCTTTCTGTTCACAACACTGTAATGCTATATGCTTTTCTTACCAGACTCAGCTCCAGCATAGTTGGCAAAGAGGGTGGCGAGAACTTTGAGGGAAGACTTCTGGTAGAGCCCGACCACAGTCTCATTCAGAGGGTCCTTGTTCTTCACCAGCCAGTTCGTGATGTTGTAATCTACGATGCCAGCATAGTGGCCCAAGGCAAAGTGAGCCTCTGGCCTTCCTTTAATGATCCTGGGCTTTTGGAAGTTTGCGGATTTGCCCAGATGGTTGTCGTACAGCTTGGCTTTGAAGGTCATGTCACTGGCCTTGGGGAACATGCACTCCTCTTCAAGGATGGACATGATACCCATGGGCTGATTTGAAAAGAAACGTCCAGGTGAGTAAGCAAAtatcacatacatacacattcaCATATATTAGCGATTAGTGGGCCTgtgtacaaaaataacaaaaacttgAAGCGTTCGAAAATGAGCTCTAAGCACTCGTATTTTTCACTGTGGTGAAATAATAAGGATTTACTTATTTAGTGTAGTAAAGTTAAAGAAATGATCACTTATCTTCCTATTATTACACCTGTTTTGcgatttttttttactaactttACTGAATTAAATGATCTTTTCTTACATATGAAGAACACTGTTAAAAGATGCAGTAAGCTGTAGTGCATAAAAGTGCATAAACTATAAATCATAGCAATTAAACCAGGGAGCTGTGTTTCACCTTTAAACTATAGCCGGACAACAagtataaacaaatattttatgaAACTACATTTATATGTCTAATACATTTAGTACAGGCACACATGCTTAATAAAAGGAAGCGCTCCCCACCTTCTCAATGAGGTCGATGCAGGCCTGCAGGTCCATGCCAAAGTCAATGAACTCCCATTCGATGCCCTCCTTCTTATATTCCTCCTGCTCCAGCACAAACATGTGGTGGTTGAAGAACTGCTGCAGCTTCTCGTTGGTGAAGTTGATGCACAGCTGCTCAAAGCTGTTGAACTGCAACAACAGACAAGGAAAACAAAATCCTTTTAGATATCTGAGACTTGTGCTGGGActccaaaaaaaaactttagttacTCTTCTTATTTTTGACCTTAGCATTTTGTTCTTATTTTCAGAATGACCCTCAGGATGTATACAAAATTTAAAGACACAAAGACACTCACATCAAAGATTTCAAAGCCAGCAATGTCCAGCACACCAATGAAGTACTGGCGGGCCTGCTTGGTGTCCAGGGATTGGTTGATTCTCACCACCATCCAGTTGAACATTCTCTCATACACTGACTTGGCCAGTGCACCGATGGAGTAGTTCACCTGCGAGGAAAGAGACAAGGAGGTGAGTGACTAATTGCCTGAGACACTGCAGAGGAAATACTTGACTAGGTGCACGCACAGGTTTAGATACTACTTAACTCTCCACCTACATTAGGTTAGCATTTTCCCTCAGTATACAGTCCTAGTCCTATATCCATTTCTCACGTCTCTCTCTGAGACTCACCTGTTGTACATTCTGTCCCTTGGTGACCCACTCGTTCCCTACTTTGACTCTGGGGTGACATAGTGCCTTGACGATATCAGCAGAGTTCAGTCCCATCAGGTAGGCGGCCTTGTCAGCATCTAGGAATGAATGAAATACCCATCAATCAtaaccactgctgctgctgtgggtAAATGTGATAGTCTTGATACAGATACTAATCGACTGGAGTGTAATTGACATTAACAAGAAAATGACTCCAGTCCTTGCACTCCCCCTTCTCCCTTTCACACAATCCGACCCACCTTCAGTGCCATCAGCCTCTGCCTGCTCCTCTCTCTGCTTCAACTTGTACTTCATGTTGCCATAGTGCATGATGGCACCAGTCAGCTTGTACATTGAATTTTTCTCCTCCTGAGTGAAGCCAAGCACGTCAAAGGCACTCTGCAGGATAGAGAAAAACAGAATAAGAGAACCTGCTTCTCTGCCTTCTGAGATCTGCTTACTCGATTTAGTAAAAATGCTGAGAGCTATACAGCTCTCCAGGCATAGAGGCTTCCAGCTTCTCACTCCGAGTCTATGAGTGGGACTCCTTGCACCATGTTGGCTCAGAGGGTGTGTACAGACAGACCCTTGTAATGTTAGAGAGAGTCCTCACTCACATCTGTGGCTATCAGCTCATCAGAATCATCGATGGAGGCGA harbors:
- the LOC117398270 gene encoding myosin-7-like, producing MGDAQMAEFGPAASFLRKSDKERLEAQTKPFDMKKECFVPDPVTEFVKARISSRDGAKVTVDTYDGKTVTVKDEHVHPQNPPKYDKIEDMAMFTFLHEPAVLYNLKERYAAWMIYTYSGLFCVTVNPYKWLPVYNAEVVNAYRGKKRAEAPPHIFSISDSAYQNMLTDRENQSILITGESGAGKTVNTKRVIQYFASIAAVGKKEAVASSKGTLEDQIIQANPALEAFGNAKTLRNDNSSRFGKFIRIHFAASGKLASADIETYLLEKSRVTFQLKAERDYHIFYQILSNKKPELLEMLLITNNPFDYAFISQGEVTVASIDDSDELIATDSAFDVLGFTQEEKNSMYKLTGAIMHYGNMKYKLKQREEQAEADGTEDADKAAYLMGLNSADIVKALCHPRVKVGNEWVTKGQNVQQVNYSIGALAKSVYERMFNWMVVRINQSLDTKQARQYFIGVLDIAGFEIFDFNSFEQLCINFTNEKLQQFFNHHMFVLEQEEYKKEGIEWEFIDFGMDLQACIDLIEKPMGIMSILEEECMFPKASDMTFKAKLYDNHLGKSANFQKPRIIKGRPEAHFALGHYAGIVDYNITNWLVKNKDPLNETVVGLYQKSSLKVLATLFANYAGAESVQDTKAKGTKKKGSSFQTVSALHRENLNKLMTNLRSTHPHFVRCIIPNETKTPGAMDNPLVMHQLRCNGVLEGIRICRKGFPNRILYGDFKQRYRILNPSAIPDGQFIDSKKGSEKLLGSLDIDHTQYRFGHTKVFFKAGLLGQLEEMRDDRLSLIITRIQAQSRGLLSRIEYNKIVERRDALLVIQWNVRAFMGVKNWPWMKLFFKIKPLLKSAENEKEMANMKDEFLKLKEAYAKSEARRKELEEKMVSLLQEKNDLQLQVQTEQDNLCDSEERCDQLIKNKIQMEAKTKELTERLEDEEEMNGELTAKKRKLEDECSELKKDLDDLELTLAKVEKEKHATENKVKNLTEEMAALDDIIARLTKEKKALQEAHQQTLDDLQSEEDKVNTLTKAKAKLEQQVDDLEGSLEQEKKVRMDLERAKRKLEGDLKLTQESLMDLENDKQQLEERLKKKDFEINQLTSKIEDEQALSAQYQKKLKELQARIEELEEELEAERAARAKVEKQRADLSRELEELSERLEEAGGATSAQIEMNKKREAELQKLRRGLEEATLQHEATSSTLRKKQADSVAELGEQIDNLQRVKQKLEKEKSEFKLELDDVVSNMEHVAKAKANLEKMCRTLEDQMNEYRTKAEEGQRTINDFTTQKAKLQTENGELARRLEEKESLVSQLTRGKQSYTQQNDDLKRQLEEEVKAKNALGHAVQSARHDSDLLREQYEEEQEAKAELQRSLSKANSEVAQWRTKYETDAIQRTEELEEAKKKLAQRLQDAEEAVEAVNAKCSSLEKTKHRLQNEIEDLMVDLERSNAAAAALDKKQRNFDKVLNEWKQKFEESQSELEGSQKEARSLSTELFKLKNAYEESLDNLETLKRENKNLQEEISDLTEQLGEGGKTIHELEKARKQLEQEKSEIQSALEEAEASLEHEEGKILRAQLEFNQVKAEIERKLAEKDEEMDQAKRNNQRVVESLQTSLESETRSRNEALRLKKKMEGDLNEMEIQLSQANRIAAESQKQLKSVHAHLKDAQLQLDDSLRANDDLKENIAIVERRNNLLQAELEELRVVLEQTERARKLAEQELLDISERVQLLHSQNTSLINQKKKLESDTSQLQTEVEEAVQECRNAEEKAKKAITDAAMMAEELKKEQDTSAHLERMKKNMEQTIKDLQHRLDEAEQIAMKGGKKQLQKLEARVREVENELEGEQRKSSDAVKGVKKYERRIKELTYQTEEDRKNMARLQDLVDKLQMKVKSYKRTAEEAEENANTNLGKFRKLQHELDEAEERADIAESQVNKLRAKTRDIGGKKGLDEE